One Solea solea chromosome 5, fSolSol10.1, whole genome shotgun sequence genomic window carries:
- the nob1 gene encoding RNA-binding protein NOB1 codes for MALTLVEHVVADAGAFLKKAPLQDIGKNIYTLKDVVDEIRDKPTRRSLSFLPYQLHFKEPHPEHIRHVTEFSKKTGDYPSLSATDIKVMALTYQLELEHVGSEHLRREPEVKVNIQSTQQHPEAPVNLAGFHFPSQKPVKSSCSRQTCTETVTPGRHDSDKFNNFQFWREPLPSIDNDLLKLLNPAEVVNNKQKQTSPVMSDGDKFNTFQFWRQPLLTLDEDLLDLLKVDGISETKDCQSSDEDKENEPGDEEEDEDDGGGWITPSNIKEVKMDSPDWVAPADVTVGCLTTDFAMQNVLIQIGLHVLSVNGMVIKQARNYILRCHACFKTTSNMDKVFCPHCGNKTLKKLAVTVGEDGSMKMHFSSNPKVLNPRGLRHPLPLPQGGKHANNPQLVEDQQFPQQKLSRKARQKNDVFNPDYMANASPFCEKDIYSRAANLQIRDGQCGGGRRRANPNAARKKFVKKK; via the exons ATGGCACTCACCCTAGTGGAGCATGTTGTGGCTGACGCAGGAGCATTTTTGAAGAAAGCTCCTCTTCAG GATATTGGCAAGAACATTTACACATTGAAAGATGTGGTGGACGAGATCAGAGACAAACCCACCAGGAGGAGTTTGTCCTTCCTGCCGTACCAGCTTCATTTCAAAGAGCCACATCCCGAACACATCAGACATG TGACGGAGTTCTCAAAGAAGACCGGAGACTACCCGAGTCTTTCAGCCACGGATATCAAAGTCATGGCTCTGACGTACCAGCTGGAGCTGGAACACGTCGGTTCCGAACACCTCAGGAGGGAGCCAGAGGTCAAG GTCAATATACAAAGCACACAGCAACACCCAGAGGCTCCGGTTAATCTTGCAGGATTTCACTTCCCCTCCCAG AAACCTGTGAAAAGTTCTTGCAGCAGACAGACTTGCACAGAGACAGTGACTCCAGGCCGTCATGATAGTGATAAGTTTAACAACTTCCAGTTTTGGAGAGAGCCGCTGCCATCCATCGACAATGATCTGCTGAAGTTACTG AATCCAGCCGAGGTTGTGAACAACAAACAGAAGCAGACGTCTCCTGTGATGTCAGACGGTGACAAGTTTAACACCTTCCAGTTCTGGAGACAACCATTGCTGACCCTTGATGAAGACCTGCTGGACTTACTG aaAGTGGACGGCATCTCGGAGACGAAAGATTGCCAGTCAAGTGATGAGGACAAAGAGAATGAGcctggagatgaagaggaggatgaagatgacgGAGGAGGTTGGATCACTCCCAGTAACATCAAAGAGGTGAAGATGGACTCCCCTGATTGGGTGGCTCCTGCTGATGTCACAGTCGGATGTCTTACCACCGACTTCGCCATGCAG AATGTTCTAATCCAGATTGGACTTCATGTCCTCTCTGTTAATGGCATGGTGATCAAACAGGCGAGGAACTACATCTTGAGATGTCACGCCTGTTTCAA GACGACGAGTAACATGGACAAAGTTTTCTGTCCTCACTGTGGAAACAAAACTCTGAAGAAGTTGGCGGTGACAGTCGGCGAGGACGGCAGTATGAAGATGCATTTCTCCTCAAACCCCAAAGTGCTGAACCCAAGAGGACTGCGG CACCCTCTGCCTTTGCCTCAGGGCGGTAAACATGCCAACAACCCTCAACTGGTGGAGGACCAGCAATTCCCCCAGCAGAAACTGTCCCGGAAGGCTCGCCAGAAGAACGACGTCTTCAACCCAGACTACATGGCCAACGCGTCGCCTTTCTGCGAGAAAGACATCTACAGCCGAGCGGCCAACCTGCAGATCCGAGACGGCCAGTGTGGAGGCGGCAGGAGACGAGCCAACCCCAACGCTGCCCGTAAGAAGTTTGTCAAAAAGAAGTGA
- the cog8 gene encoding conserved oligomeric Golgi complex subunit 8 has protein sequence MAAVDVEDESILASIFKDSFPDSWRDNPDFTVYLSELSSFGVEKLSREPERLAEERAQILQQTRELAFSNYQTFIRTADCTKHIYRDFGRVESSVSRLLDKLPGFGEKCRGFVKEADDIGVSRRMNSLTLNRHTEILEILEIPQLMDTCVRNGYYEEALELAAYAKRLEKKHSSIQVIHGIVREVRQSTQLMLNQLLQQLRSNSQLPVCLRVIGYLRRMDVFTEAELRVKFLQARGTWLNSILAAIPEDDPYFHITKTIEACRVHLFDIITQYRAIFSDEDPLVPPAGEHVVVNEGAIFHGWLVQKMSEFLETLERDLQRGVGGRLDSLLGQCMYFGLSFSRVGADFRGQLAPMFQRVAAETFGRAVQEAVDKFQEDMNLYTLIALPSVLGGTIPPVAPSIQPGTLQPPMSLLDFQPLACFLNNILTAFNDLRLCCPVGLVQDITRCLEGALKMVTRQILVFHRAEESAFSSREKELFVQFCCSYAEDLLPFLNRCLQVLFPPAQVALILGVAPTQLQKYDSLGCIDLAAVLKPLDFVLPQREALAPLPVPEVDISSELSSLKFETPHEERVTDPEPSVTQSSPREPESEATAEPTEANFDDQDEEFSLE, from the exons ATGGCGGCGGTAGACGTGGAAGACGAGAGTATTTTGGCGTCTATCTTTAAGGACAGCTTCCCGGACAGCTGGAGAGACAACCCGGACTTCACCGTCTACCTCTCTGAGCTAAGCTCCTTTGGGGTGGAGAAACTGAGCCGGGAGCCGGAGCGACTGGCGGAGGAGCGGGCTCAGATCCTGCAGCAGACCCGGGAGCTGGCATTCTCCAACTATCAGACCTTCATTCGCACCGCCGACTGCACCAAACACATCTATCGGGACTTCGGACGGGTGGAAAGTAGCGTGTCCCGGCTTTTGGACAAGCTTCCAGGCTTCGGGGAGAAATGCAG GGGCTTTGTGAAGGAGGCAGATGACATAGGTGTCAGTCGTAGGATGAACAGCCTGACGCTGAACCGCCACACTGAGATCTTGGAGATTCTGGAGATCCCCCAGCTCATGGACACCTGTGTCCGAAACGGATACTATGAGGAGGCTCTAGAGTTGGCAGCGTATGCCAAGAGGCTGGAGAAGAAACACTCCTCCATCCAAGTCATTCAT GGTATCGTGCGCGAGGTGCGCCAGTCGACTCAGCTGATGCTCAACCAGCTGTTGCAGCAGCTGCGCAGCAACTCGCAGCTTCCTGTCTGCTTGCGTGTCATTGGTTACCTGCGGAGGATGGACGTGTTTACAGAGGCAGAGCTGCGAGTCAAGTTCCTACAGGCCCGTGGCACCTGGCTGAACTCCATCCTGGCTGCCATCCCCGAAGATGACCCCTATTTCCACATCACCAAAACCATAGAGGCCTGCAGAGTTCACCTGTTTGACATTATCACCCAGTACAGAGCTATCTTTTCTGATGAGGACCCACtggtgccccctgctggtgagcATGTGGTGGTGAATGAAGGTGCAATCTTCCACGGCTGGTTGGTGCAGAAAATGTCTGAGTTTCTGGAGACATTAGAGAGGGACCTGCAGCGGGGTGTGGGGGGGCGTCTGGACTCCCTGCTGGGTCAGTGCATGTACTTTGGCCTCTCCTTTAGCAGAGTGGGGGCAGATTTCCGCGGGCAACTGGCGCCCATGTTCCAGAGGGTGGCAGCAGAGACATTTGGCAGAGCTGTGCAAGAAGCTGTGGACAAATTCCAAGAAGACATGAACCTGTATACACTAATTGCTCTGCCTTCAGTACTGGGAGGGACCATTCCCCCTGTGGCCCCCAGCATCCAGCCTGGCACCCTGCAGCCCCCCATGTCCCTGCTGGACTTCCAGCCACTGGCCTGCTTCCTCAACAACATACTGACTGCCTTCAATGACCTCCGGCTCTGCTGCCCTGTAGGCCTGGTCCAGGATATAACCAGGTGTCTGGAGGGTGCTCTGAAAATg GTGACCCGTCAGATTCTCGTGTTCCACCGGGCAGAGGAGTCGGcattcagcagcagagagaaggagCTGTTTGTTCAGTTCTGTTGCTCGTACGCTGAAGACTTGCTGCCGTTCCTCAACCGCTGCCTGCAGGTCCTGTTTCCTCCAGCGCAGGTGGCCCTCATTCTGG gCGTCGCTCCAACTCAGCTACAAAAGTATGACAGTTTGGGTTGCATTGACCTCGCTGCGGTCCTCAAGCCTCTGGACTTTGTGCTTCCACAGAGGGAAGCGTTAGCTCCACTGCCGGTGCCCGAGGTCGATATCTCCAGTGAGCTGAGCAGCCTGAAGTTTGAAACGCCACACGAAGAACGAGTAACTGATCCAGAACCTTCAGTGACCCAGTCCAGTCCCAGAGAACCTGAGTCTGAGGCAACTGCTGAACCAACAGAGGCGAACTTTGACGATCAAGATGAGGAGTTTTCTCTGGAGTAA